The stretch of DNA AAGGATTGCTAACCCTGGGCTCTCCATTTCTTGTAAGGAAGTACAACGTCAACACTGCAACCAATCCAACCCCAGCCCCGATTATTAGGTGAAATATTGCCTGTGACGTAGTCTCATGTTCCACATAGCGAGTGAAGACGACAGATAGGGTATCGAACCCTTTCTTTGAATCCGGCTCGTCGAGCTTTATATATTCCATTCCCACCAAGAATCCTCCAGGGGTGCTCCTGCCCACTATCAATGTAATGATCTGCTTGTTGAGGGCATAAGCGAAAGCTACCTCTTGTTGTACTATTTGGGAGGATGCGCTTGATTCGGTGCAGAGGTAAACAAGGATATCGGAGGAACGGATAGCAAGATCAAGCTTTAGCGGCAGACGCTGTCCGGGTCTTGGGTCGTCCTCGGCCATATAGACGGATACCCCGAGCCCTTCGATCTTATCTTTAATTACTCTCGCAAGGGCCTCATCCAAATTGGAATGGCTTAGGAAGACCTTCATTGTTAATCCCCATGCATCAGCGCCCTCTTCCCGATTTAACTCCATCGGGCTGCGCATCACAAGGTGGTAATTATATCGGCCTTGGCCAAATTGCATGATGCCGTTCACTCGTCCCGGACACTTCGTCATGCCCTTCATAAGGTAATGACAATAGTCTGGGCAAACGGTGAAGACGATTCTGATAAGCCTAGTGGTTTCCTCGACGGTCCGGAAAAATAGGTTCATTAGCATTATCACCGAAGTGGATATGGTCTGGCACAGAAGAATGAAACAATACGGTTGTCAGTTGTATTGTTTGAAGGATTTGTCTGTTGCTACTTATTTCTCCTCCGTTTGTATATTAATACAACCGCTACCACCGATAGTGCAGCGATCGCCATCACTCCCAAAAAGACAGGGGTTGTATCGC from Methanomassiliicoccales archaeon encodes:
- a CDS encoding toll/interleukin-1 receptor domain-containing protein, with translation MELNREEGADAWGLTMKVFLSHSNLDEALARVIKDKIEGLGVSVYMAEDDPRPGQRLPLKLDLAIRSSDILVYLCTESSASSQIVQQEVAFAYALNKQIITLIVGRSTPGGFLVGMEYIKLDEPDSKKGFDTLSVVFTRYVEHETTSQAIFHLIIGAGVGLVAVLTLYFLTRNGEPRVSNPSSKNELPPPLL